The proteins below come from a single Psychrobacter sp. PL19 genomic window:
- a CDS encoding MetQ/NlpA family ABC transporter substrate-binding protein, whose product MKLTDISRQLATAFAAVGVSSLVLVGCSNSSAPEATAEEPVTEGSTTESSATTAANDIDPDHTKIIIGTTEGDFADMVRNQVKSSLEAQGYEVELIPFTDYVRPNLALADGDLDINIFQHKPYLDTFKKENNLDLVEVFQVPTAPLGLYSGKKTSLDEVYKGMSISAPNDPSNFARALVMMSDLGWITLKDDIDPLTASKTDIADNSKYDIKIVELEAAQLPRARDEVDFAVINGNYATDAGIKLTEALFQEPSFAYINWSAVKSADVGKKWVKDVTNAYNSEAFKKYAHDTFPGYKYPKIWDPKASAATTTDAAAASTATKTTAQ is encoded by the coding sequence ATGAAATTAACAGATATCAGCCGTCAATTGGCGACCGCATTTGCCGCTGTTGGCGTATCAAGCTTAGTCTTAGTCGGCTGTAGCAACTCATCAGCACCAGAAGCGACTGCTGAAGAGCCAGTTACCGAAGGCTCGACTACCGAATCTTCTGCGACAACAGCAGCTAATGATATCGATCCTGATCATACTAAAATCATTATCGGCACTACCGAAGGTGACTTTGCAGACATGGTACGCAACCAAGTCAAAAGTTCACTTGAAGCTCAAGGCTACGAAGTGGAGCTAATCCCTTTTACTGATTATGTCCGCCCAAACCTAGCATTGGCTGATGGCGACCTAGACATCAATATTTTTCAGCATAAGCCATATCTCGACACCTTTAAAAAAGAAAATAATCTCGACTTGGTAGAAGTCTTCCAAGTACCTACTGCCCCACTTGGTCTTTATTCAGGCAAAAAAACCAGCTTGGATGAAGTTTATAAGGGCATGAGTATTTCTGCTCCTAATGACCCAAGCAACTTTGCCCGCGCCTTGGTAATGATGAGTGATTTGGGTTGGATTACCTTAAAAGATGATATCGATCCATTAACAGCTTCGAAAACGGACATCGCTGACAACAGCAAGTACGATATCAAAATCGTTGAGTTAGAAGCCGCCCAGCTACCACGTGCACGTGATGAAGTAGACTTTGCCGTTATTAATGGCAACTACGCGACCGATGCTGGTATCAAGCTGACTGAAGCGCTATTCCAAGAGCCAAGCTTTGCTTATATCAACTGGTCGGCAGTCAAATCTGCTGATGTGGGCAAAAAATGGGTTAAAGACGTTACTAACGCTTATAATTCAGAAGCCTTCAAAAAATATGCGCATGATACTTTCCCAGGCTATAAATATCCAAAAATTTGGGATCCTAAAGCTAGTGCGGCGACCACTACCGATGCAGCAGCTGCAAGCACTGCAACAAAAACTACTGCGCAGTAA
- the ccmA gene encoding heme ABC exporter ATP-binding protein CcmA — protein sequence MTAPSLSIPMLKFDQLTVQRGEIPLCEAVVLSLSAGSICHLIGANGTGKTTLLMQLAGLLPITTGAVYYQGTIGLPIQPLYVSHQLGIHPSLTVAQNLIFLLNLYGITPNDDDIDQALAWVGLQGFETISSSHLSAGQTRRITLARLYLLTPQLTPLWLLDEPFTALDVDMVARMETRLREFASMGGAIVMTSHQSVAVVNQVLDLSDYVV from the coding sequence ATGACCGCGCCGTCCTTGTCTATACCCATGCTAAAATTTGACCAGCTGACTGTTCAGCGCGGTGAAATACCGCTCTGTGAAGCGGTAGTACTGAGCTTATCGGCTGGTAGCATTTGCCACTTAATTGGGGCGAACGGTACGGGCAAGACTACGTTGCTCATGCAACTTGCGGGATTATTGCCAATAACAACTGGTGCAGTTTATTATCAAGGGACAATAGGTTTACCCATCCAGCCATTATATGTCTCGCATCAGCTGGGCATACATCCGAGTCTAACGGTAGCACAGAACCTGATATTTTTGCTGAATTTATATGGTATCACACCCAATGATGATGATATCGATCAGGCGTTGGCATGGGTAGGGTTGCAAGGTTTTGAAACCATCAGCTCAAGTCATCTGTCTGCGGGTCAAACGCGCCGGATTACCCTTGCTCGCCTATATTTGTTAACCCCGCAGTTGACCCCATTGTGGTTACTTGACGAGCCGTTTACCGCGCTTGACGTTGATATGGTGGCGCGAATGGAAACTCGATTGCGCGAGTTTGCCAGTATGGGTGGGGCGATAGTGATGACCAGTCATCAGTCAGTGGCCGTTGTCAATCAAGTGCTCGATTTGTCAGACTATGTGGTATAA
- a CDS encoding heme ABC transporter permease yields MPNMNNVSSPSLWQRIWQGFLVTVGTKQFFRIFAPWVKWLAILATIFLIIGSVWGLAFAPPDYLQGNSYRIIFIHVPAASLAISIYFALAVLGVIYLVWKIKTANLVAQALAPIGFLLCVISLLTGSIWAKPTWGTYWVWDARLTSMLILAFLYAGVMALFAAFEHTANRGKAAAILCIVGAVNLPIIKYSVQWWNTLHQGATFTLTEAPKMSADMWMPLLFMVIGSYLLVATLAIYRTNTLILYRDQGKAWVKEYIRSQNK; encoded by the coding sequence ATGCCCAATATGAATAACGTCTCATCTCCTAGCCTGTGGCAGCGTATCTGGCAAGGCTTCTTAGTCACTGTCGGTACGAAACAGTTTTTTCGTATCTTTGCGCCTTGGGTAAAGTGGCTGGCGATATTAGCCACTATTTTCTTAATAATCGGTAGTGTCTGGGGTTTGGCTTTTGCGCCACCTGACTATTTGCAAGGTAATAGTTACCGGATCATATTTATTCATGTTCCAGCGGCCAGTCTTGCTATTTCTATTTATTTTGCTCTGGCGGTATTGGGGGTGATTTATCTAGTATGGAAAATTAAAACGGCCAATCTTGTTGCCCAAGCATTAGCGCCAATAGGCTTTTTATTGTGCGTGATTAGTCTGCTAACCGGCTCTATTTGGGCAAAACCTACCTGGGGCACATACTGGGTATGGGATGCGCGTCTGACTTCAATGCTAATTTTGGCGTTTTTATATGCCGGCGTGATGGCACTATTTGCCGCATTTGAACATACCGCCAACCGGGGTAAAGCAGCGGCTATTTTATGCATTGTTGGCGCGGTGAATCTACCGATTATCAAATATTCTGTACAATGGTGGAACACCTTGCATCAAGGCGCAACATTTACCTTGACTGAAGCGCCAAAAATGTCTGCTGATATGTGGATGCCGTTGCTATTTATGGTTATTGGCAGTTATCTGCTGGTGGCAACATTGGCTATTTATCGAACCAATACTTTGATTTTATACCGGGATCAAGGCAAAGCGTGGGTGAAAGAGTATATCCGTAGTCAAAATAAGTAA
- the ccmD gene encoding heme exporter protein CcmD has translation MQPYFYSISEFIAMGDHGVFVWSCWAIAVGMVLIFVGYSRKQRRKLIKELTIQQVRQAQRVPKKGNKTSAL, from the coding sequence ATGCAACCCTACTTTTATAGCATATCTGAGTTTATTGCCATGGGTGATCATGGGGTTTTCGTCTGGTCGTGCTGGGCAATTGCGGTTGGTATGGTATTGATTTTTGTTGGCTATAGCCGCAAGCAGAGACGAAAACTGATAAAAGAGCTGACCATTCAGCAAGTAAGACAAGCTCAGCGTGTCCCCAAGAAGGGCAATAAAACTTCCGCGTTATAG
- a CDS encoding ATP-binding protein: MQQLGFRSVFAKLFASVMLALILFAVAMVLLTQLVHDKDAGIRSEVVATQILGQIDPFLHELNIAIGKDNRLQARFMLAVVKKSFDIFDESLQAKMGLYDSEGHLLMQTDNSDLPLKLPASPSLLSRVFPSFSDTPTIQQSQVYSSTGYTLLYESRMVPKSPVLSAALNLFTGTLLLLMIMAGVLWWIARTMTWRLNQMSQQMTQLGDGDFTVRVNARGNDEIASLARGFNQAAQKIEHLINANNLLLAHASHELRTPITRIRLQIEMMDMLTVSMPLDTKAKFDKRAQAVNRDLSGLNDLVESILLVSRLDAGHVIQQVERLDLYDLVNQERQHYSEATLIGEHIAIEGQSSMLTHLIRNLLNNAMLHGVPPVTVLLYGVQTMDEAGIVPDYLLQSILSSSFVDYNDIDYHYYDELMNESNHYEVDANGQRVNIQSDTEGLGTVDLENSDEVAALSAPVIYRNGKTLTSVDDNDDHKEANAATEMTTEQHTKSDQPSLPVNETPKTTIDISLSRNYNKLTTDLAEKIKKVIWNVVPDAPTDDRNNHNAHINPEPSNPINATVKPTDISLDDDDKSSKTPPKNDSKSKTDSNSKTDSNSDNDSNAKSDAATAPRRENLFTKHLKKSKAETSPVLPKYAVLAVIDEGDGIPEDKREEIFSPFVRLQQKNKGSGLGLSLVAQIVATHQGRIITDTINGHTRFLVVIPVKYDANRSYQDSQL; this comes from the coding sequence ATGCAGCAGCTGGGTTTTCGCTCCGTATTTGCCAAGCTATTTGCCAGTGTTATGCTGGCACTTATTTTGTTCGCGGTAGCGATGGTGCTCCTCACGCAATTGGTACATGACAAAGATGCGGGTATACGCTCAGAGGTAGTCGCGACACAGATTTTGGGACAGATAGACCCTTTTTTACACGAGCTAAACATCGCTATTGGTAAGGACAATCGTCTACAAGCTCGCTTTATGCTAGCGGTAGTCAAAAAAAGCTTTGATATCTTTGATGAATCATTGCAAGCAAAAATGGGCTTATATGACAGTGAGGGTCATCTGCTCATGCAAACAGACAATAGTGATTTACCGCTAAAGCTACCAGCAAGCCCTTCTCTATTATCGCGTGTTTTTCCCTCGTTTTCAGACACCCCGACTATTCAGCAATCACAAGTATATAGTAGCACCGGCTATACCCTACTTTATGAATCACGCATGGTTCCCAAAAGCCCGGTACTGTCCGCTGCACTAAACCTATTTACCGGTACCTTGCTATTGCTGATGATTATGGCGGGTGTGCTGTGGTGGATTGCTCGCACCATGACTTGGCGTCTCAACCAGATGAGCCAGCAAATGACTCAGCTTGGCGACGGCGACTTTACCGTGCGGGTTAATGCACGCGGTAATGATGAAATTGCGTCCCTGGCCCGCGGGTTCAACCAAGCAGCACAAAAAATTGAACACCTTATCAATGCTAATAACTTGCTATTGGCGCATGCTTCTCACGAATTGCGCACACCCATCACCCGCATTCGTTTGCAAATTGAAATGATGGATATGCTTACCGTATCCATGCCTCTGGATACCAAGGCTAAATTCGATAAGCGAGCCCAAGCCGTTAATCGCGACTTGTCAGGACTCAATGACTTGGTCGAAAGTATTCTGTTGGTCAGTCGGTTAGATGCCGGTCATGTTATACAGCAAGTTGAGCGCTTAGATTTGTACGATTTGGTCAATCAAGAACGCCAGCACTATTCTGAGGCGACTCTAATCGGTGAGCATATTGCGATTGAAGGTCAGTCATCAATGTTGACTCATTTAATTCGTAATCTATTAAATAATGCCATGTTACATGGTGTACCACCGGTGACCGTCTTGCTCTATGGTGTACAAACTATGGATGAGGCAGGTATCGTACCTGATTATCTGTTGCAATCAATACTGTCCAGCAGTTTCGTTGATTACAATGACATAGACTATCATTATTACGATGAACTGATGAATGAGAGCAATCACTATGAAGTCGATGCTAACGGCCAACGGGTTAATATACAGTCTGATACTGAAGGTTTAGGCACCGTCGATTTAGAAAACTCAGACGAGGTAGCGGCACTATCCGCACCTGTTATTTATCGAAACGGCAAAACTTTAACCAGTGTTGATGATAATGATGACCACAAAGAAGCGAATGCTGCGACTGAAATGACTACTGAACAACATACTAAGAGCGATCAACCATCACTACCAGTCAATGAAACGCCCAAAACTACAATAGATATTTCACTTAGCAGAAATTATAATAAATTAACCACAGATTTGGCAGAAAAAATTAAAAAGGTCATTTGGAATGTGGTGCCAGATGCACCCACCGACGATCGCAACAACCACAACGCTCATATTAACCCAGAACCCTCTAATCCCATCAACGCGACCGTAAAACCTACGGATATTAGCCTCGATGATGATGATAAGAGTAGCAAGACCCCTCCTAAAAATGATAGTAAATCTAAAACTGATAGCAACTCTAAAACTGATAGTAACTCTGACAATGACAGTAATGCCAAAAGTGACGCAGCTACTGCTCCGCGTAGAGAAAACTTATTTACCAAGCATCTAAAAAAGTCTAAAGCTGAAACCTCGCCCGTGCTGCCGAAATATGCCGTACTGGCGGTAATTGATGAAGGTGACGGTATTCCTGAAGACAAACGCGAAGAGATCTTTAGTCCATTCGTACGTTTGCAGCAAAAAAATAAGGGCTCAGGCCTAGGCTTGTCCTTGGTTGCACAAATTGTTGCGACTCATCAGGGTCGTATCATTACGGATACTATTAACGGTCATACTAGATTTTTAGTTGTGATTCCAGTCAAATATGACGCTAATCGTAGCTACCAAGACAGTCAGCTGTAG
- a CDS encoding methionine ABC transporter permease: MLTGAELSASIGKLIALRKEIWQASFDTFIMLGISTTVAILIGGLFGIFLFLSSDRQFLQNKTLYGVLGSITNFMRAFPFVILMIAMSPFTKILVGTGIGPIAASVVLAIAGSFYFARLVEQNLREVPRGIIEATESMGARPFTIIKVLLNEARSGLVLSVTILCISLLSYSAAAGMIGGGGLGDLAIRYGYYRYQTEVMVFIVIMLSVMVISIQAFGNWLATRLDKR, encoded by the coding sequence ATGTTGACTGGTGCTGAATTATCCGCCTCAATAGGTAAACTGATTGCGCTGCGTAAAGAAATTTGGCAAGCATCTTTTGATACCTTTATCATGCTCGGCATCTCGACCACAGTCGCTATTTTGATTGGTGGGCTGTTTGGGATATTCTTATTTTTATCTAGCGATCGGCAATTTTTACAGAACAAGACGCTATACGGTGTGCTCGGTAGCATCACTAACTTTATGCGCGCCTTCCCGTTTGTCATTCTAATGATTGCGATGAGCCCCTTTACTAAAATCCTCGTTGGCACCGGCATCGGACCTATCGCCGCCTCTGTAGTGCTAGCGATTGCCGGTTCGTTTTACTTTGCCCGCTTGGTGGAGCAGAACTTACGCGAAGTGCCACGCGGTATTATTGAAGCGACTGAATCTATGGGTGCGCGCCCTTTTACCATTATCAAGGTACTGCTAAATGAGGCGCGTTCAGGGTTGGTGCTATCGGTCACTATTCTTTGTATCAGCTTGCTGTCTTATTCCGCGGCCGCTGGTATGATTGGTGGCGGTGGTCTTGGTGATTTGGCGATTCGTTATGGTTATTATCGCTATCAGACTGAAGTTATGGTATTTATCGTCATTATGCTGTCAGTCATGGTGATATCGATCCAAGCCTTTGGTAATTGGCTGGCGACTCGATTGGATAAACGTTAA
- a CDS encoding response regulator transcription factor, which produces MSKQILLIEDDPDLAELISDYLSMNYYDVHHAGLGQEGLDILETKERNIDLVVLDLMLPDMDGMQVCQKIRGNKNNMTNKVPIIMLTAKGDTTDRVLGLEMGADDYMAKPFEPRELLARIRSVIRRHEQPNQADSQSDSLTFGRLSVFPDSHEVTIDEQSVRLTTHQFQLLHYFATHSGKVLNREQLWQAMPNDDSSDNIDRAIDVHISRLRALIEDNPRQPKRIITVRGVGYQFATDQV; this is translated from the coding sequence ATGAGCAAGCAAATTCTACTAATTGAAGATGATCCAGATCTAGCAGAACTAATCAGTGATTATCTGTCCATGAATTACTACGATGTGCATCATGCCGGACTCGGACAAGAAGGTCTTGATATTTTAGAGACTAAAGAGCGCAATATTGATCTAGTAGTACTGGACTTAATGCTACCTGATATGGATGGCATGCAGGTTTGCCAAAAAATTCGTGGCAATAAAAACAACATGACCAATAAAGTCCCTATCATCATGCTTACCGCCAAAGGGGATACTACGGATCGCGTACTGGGCCTAGAGATGGGCGCGGATGATTATATGGCCAAGCCTTTTGAGCCACGTGAATTGTTGGCACGCATCAGATCAGTTATTCGCCGTCATGAGCAGCCCAATCAAGCTGATAGCCAATCAGATAGTTTAACTTTTGGCCGTTTGAGTGTCTTTCCTGATAGCCATGAAGTGACTATTGATGAGCAGTCGGTGCGTTTGACCACGCATCAGTTCCAGCTACTGCATTACTTTGCCACTCACTCGGGTAAGGTGCTGAACCGTGAGCAGCTATGGCAAGCGATGCCAAACGACGACAGTTCAGACAATATTGACCGCGCTATTGATGTCCATATTTCACGTCTGCGTGCCTTGATTGAGGACAACCCACGTCAACCAAAACGCATTATTACGGTGCGCGGGGTCGGTTATCAATTTGCGACGGACCAAGTTTAA
- a CDS encoding aldo/keto reductase — MNSKTYNIRTAGQANIPVLGLGTWQSTGQDCIDVVSQGLQMGYEHIDTAQAYGNEKEVGQGMKQSGVARDKFFLTTKIFPDDLKFQPEKLIAAAKRSLENLDTDYVDLLLLHWPDDRVPLSETIPALCELQKQGLTRHIGVSNFNIAHIIEAEKYADVPIVVNQVEFHPFIKQQTLQTFLNNHHILLQAYSPLARGDVFDNEIIKEIADKHGITPAQVSLAWILSNKDRLAIPKTANPKHLQGNLDAIDVQLSADELEKISSLARSDGRKIEHPDYTPVWDD, encoded by the coding sequence ATGAATTCAAAAACCTATAATATTCGCACGGCTGGACAAGCTAATATTCCTGTACTCGGCCTAGGTACTTGGCAGTCAACTGGCCAAGACTGTATTGACGTGGTCAGCCAGGGCCTACAAATGGGCTATGAGCATATTGATACGGCACAAGCCTACGGCAATGAGAAGGAAGTAGGACAAGGTATGAAGCAATCAGGGGTTGCTCGTGACAAATTCTTTTTAACGACTAAGATATTTCCTGATGATTTAAAATTTCAGCCTGAAAAGCTGATTGCTGCTGCCAAGCGTTCGCTAGAAAATCTCGATACTGACTATGTTGACTTGCTGCTATTACACTGGCCTGATGATCGCGTGCCACTGTCTGAAACGATCCCCGCATTATGCGAGCTGCAAAAACAAGGTTTAACCCGCCACATCGGGGTATCTAACTTCAATATTGCGCATATTATTGAAGCAGAAAAGTATGCGGATGTCCCAATCGTGGTTAACCAAGTTGAGTTTCACCCGTTTATTAAACAACAAACGTTACAGACCTTTTTGAATAATCATCATATTTTATTACAAGCCTATTCGCCACTAGCACGTGGTGATGTGTTCGATAATGAAATCATCAAGGAAATTGCTGACAAACACGGTATTACTCCGGCTCAAGTGTCGCTTGCGTGGATCTTGTCAAATAAAGACCGCTTAGCCATTCCAAAAACCGCTAACCCTAAACATCTACAGGGTAATTTAGATGCTATTGATGTGCAATTGAGCGCTGATGAATTGGAAAAAATTAGCAGCCTTGCTCGTAGTGATGGACGAAAAATTGAACATCCTGACTATACGCCTGTATGGGACGATTGA
- a CDS encoding heme exporter protein CcmB → MTDSRVQVANDSSASDSSASDTNIASKSAIINTAARSISFGQLWRREWQVKQQGAIQWLYPLVLFLVIITLFPLAVGSEPQLLQRLGVSAVWIAALLSLVMGVDDLFKPALDNGTLAQLVVAKASLPLWVLIRLAIHWVFSSGIVAVLSLLAVPLFQLSWLETGVLMASIVAGSPMLLMLSAMASSLTLSLKNGAVLVPLIALPMQLPVLIFATGAVDLFATGLNGLPILALLLAGSIVSVLVMPWVIATTLKMAWLN, encoded by the coding sequence ATGACCGACAGCCGAGTACAGGTAGCAAACGACAGTTCCGCTAGTGATAGTTCTGCTAGTGATACTAATATTGCTAGTAAATCTGCCATAATAAATACGGCTGCCCGTAGTATTAGCTTTGGACAATTATGGCGACGCGAATGGCAGGTTAAGCAGCAAGGAGCGATACAATGGTTGTATCCCTTGGTGCTGTTTTTGGTCATTATTACTTTATTCCCGCTAGCGGTGGGTAGTGAACCACAATTACTGCAGCGCCTTGGGGTATCGGCGGTGTGGATTGCCGCTCTACTATCCTTGGTCATGGGCGTCGATGACTTGTTTAAACCAGCACTTGATAATGGTACGTTAGCGCAGTTGGTAGTCGCAAAAGCATCGCTACCCTTGTGGGTGCTGATTCGTTTGGCTATTCACTGGGTATTTAGTAGTGGCATTGTAGCGGTGCTCAGCTTGCTTGCTGTGCCTCTGTTCCAGCTCAGCTGGCTTGAGACTGGCGTGCTGATGGCTTCTATTGTGGCCGGGAGCCCGATGTTGCTAATGTTATCGGCTATGGCCAGTAGCTTGACCTTATCACTCAAAAACGGTGCGGTACTTGTGCCCCTGATTGCTCTACCGATGCAACTGCCAGTATTAATTTTTGCGACTGGCGCGGTTGATTTATTTGCCACAGGTCTTAACGGTTTGCCTATTTTAGCGTTATTATTAGCGGGTAGCATTGTTTCAGTATTAGTCATGCCGTGGGTCATTGCCACCACCTTAAAAATGGCTTGGTTAAATTAG
- a CDS encoding methionine ABC transporter ATP-binding protein → MSDMIVLNDVTKSFLSDRSIKNKDGKPHRFTAVEPTSLSIQQGEIFGLMGYSGAGKSTLLRLINLLERPDSGQVIIDGTDLTQLSASDLRIARHNMGMIFQQFNLMSNRTVFDNVAFNLTVAGYPSRDIHKRVMDCLEIVDLIDRASHYPAQLSGGQMQRVGIARAIAPSPKVLLADEPTSALDPATTRSLLTCLRDINEQLGVTIVIVTHEMSVIRRLCHRAALLHQGQLLEVADIRDGLIQATTQIGQGLVQED, encoded by the coding sequence ATGAGTGACATGATCGTTCTAAATGACGTGACCAAAAGCTTTTTAAGCGACCGATCGATAAAAAACAAAGACGGTAAGCCACATCGGTTTACTGCTGTTGAGCCGACGTCGTTGTCTATACAGCAAGGTGAAATCTTTGGTTTAATGGGCTATTCAGGGGCAGGGAAGTCTACCTTACTGCGGCTGATTAACTTACTTGAGCGTCCTGATAGTGGTCAGGTGATTATCGATGGTACAGATTTGACCCAGCTATCTGCTAGTGACTTGCGTATTGCACGGCATAATATGGGTATGATTTTTCAGCAATTTAATCTAATGTCCAATCGCACGGTATTTGATAACGTGGCGTTCAATTTGACGGTTGCAGGCTATCCTAGCCGCGATATCCATAAGCGAGTAATGGACTGTCTTGAGATTGTAGACTTGATTGATCGTGCCAGCCACTATCCTGCACAGCTATCAGGCGGACAAATGCAGCGCGTGGGTATTGCACGTGCTATTGCGCCAAGCCCAAAGGTCTTGCTCGCTGATGAGCCCACCAGTGCACTCGATCCTGCTACGACCCGTAGCTTGTTAACCTGTCTGCGTGATATTAATGAGCAGCTTGGGGTCACTATTGTCATTGTCACCCATGAGATGAGCGTCATTCGCAGGCTGTGCCACCGTGCCGCACTATTGCACCAGGGGCAACTGCTCGAGGTCGCAGATATTCGTGATGGACTGATTCAAGCAACCACCCAGATTGGCCAAGGTTTAGTACAAGAAGACTAA
- a CDS encoding efflux RND transporter periplasmic adaptor subunit, which produces MSCKNSAYLLSILLLVACQPPAPADERHTIPKNEAIDTPFVISADSVTMTPEHILNIKPSRYQPSLGLQGNIEPVKQTQLMAARALKVEQVLVKKGQLVEKGAPLLMVRRQIDTSKQLTDTNETILKKSDSVNATTKKSNNTAATDNQAANQNTINSVISKDHSSSEPSKQLPNTAPNDKNNTNANQAAELTTDRNRTSESVNPQSTQSKSNISPRITAADNITDDAANSENLSQLIIIRASFSGRVDTLYAQAGQKFDPREPLLTLSDDTDLHFIATLPLQAKPQLSVGQTVNFTAQGLSETFTGQVSDLVASDRLLVYVHVVENEASRNTLKPDMFVTGRVNYGQIEVGAVVPEHALHDVDLTTLQKPPYQPLTPLAANVWIIKQDQRLARQPIEVINYNPSTGQYLIAGISNDSLICLADLPIESAGKKVVVS; this is translated from the coding sequence ATGTCTTGCAAAAATAGTGCTTATTTATTAAGTATTTTGCTGCTTGTTGCCTGCCAGCCACCGGCACCTGCTGATGAACGTCATACTATTCCTAAGAATGAGGCCATAGACACACCCTTTGTTATTAGTGCTGATAGCGTGACCATGACACCTGAGCATATTTTAAATATAAAGCCCTCACGTTATCAGCCAAGCCTTGGACTACAGGGCAATATTGAGCCTGTCAAACAGACACAACTTATGGCGGCACGCGCACTCAAGGTAGAACAAGTATTGGTCAAAAAAGGCCAATTGGTAGAAAAAGGCGCGCCATTATTAATGGTACGGCGCCAAATTGACACCAGCAAGCAGCTAACAGATACCAATGAAACAATCCTCAAAAAATCCGATTCCGTAAACGCCACTACCAAAAAATCAAACAACACTGCAGCTACTGATAACCAAGCAGCAAACCAAAATACTATAAATAGTGTCATAAGCAAAGACCACTCATCATCAGAACCATCGAAGCAGTTACCCAATACTGCACCAAACGATAAAAACAACACTAACGCCAACCAAGCTGCTGAACTAACAACAGACCGCAACCGTACTTCTGAATCCGTTAACCCTCAATCTACTCAGTCTAAATCTAATATTAGCCCCCGTATCACTGCAGCTGATAATATTACAGACGATGCGGCAAATTCCGAAAATTTATCTCAACTCATAATTATACGTGCCAGTTTTTCAGGGCGGGTGGATACCTTATATGCTCAAGCTGGACAGAAATTTGACCCTCGTGAGCCCTTGTTAACCCTTAGCGATGACACCGACCTACATTTTATTGCTACCTTGCCCCTCCAAGCTAAACCGCAGCTATCAGTTGGCCAAACAGTGAACTTCACTGCCCAAGGTTTGTCAGAGACATTTACGGGTCAAGTCAGTGATTTGGTGGCTAGTGATCGGCTGTTAGTCTATGTACACGTGGTGGAAAATGAGGCTAGCCGCAATACTCTCAAACCAGATATGTTTGTCACAGGCCGAGTCAATTATGGTCAGATAGAGGTAGGTGCTGTTGTTCCTGAACATGCGCTTCACGATGTCGACTTGACCACGTTACAAAAACCGCCGTATCAGCCTCTGACACCATTAGCCGCTAATGTATGGATTATTAAACAGGACCAACGCCTAGCGCGCCAACCTATTGAAGTGATCAATTATAATCCCAGTACAGGGCAGTATTTGATCGCAGGCATCAGCAATGACAGTCTGATTTGTTTGGCTGACTTGCCGATAGAGTCTGCTGGCAAAAAAGTCGTCGTTTCTTAA
- the ccmE gene encoding cytochrome c maturation protein CcmE: MNAVRRKKLMWVLFTFAGAVVAVGLILYAIGQKTDYYFDPTAIAEGEAPQDTRIRAGGMVVAGSVQRAPDDPLSIEFAITDFQSTVPVTYQGILPDLFAENSGIVATGKMQGETFVAGEVLAKHDEKYMPPEVANSLKENNRLGATPSSEQYNPAEPVYETKILEQ; the protein is encoded by the coding sequence ATGAACGCCGTTCGACGCAAAAAACTTATGTGGGTCCTGTTTACGTTTGCAGGCGCAGTAGTCGCAGTAGGGCTGATCCTTTATGCCATCGGGCAAAAAACGGACTACTATTTTGACCCTACTGCTATTGCCGAAGGTGAGGCCCCGCAAGACACACGTATACGCGCTGGTGGAATGGTGGTTGCTGGCAGTGTGCAGCGTGCGCCAGATGACCCGCTGAGCATCGAGTTTGCTATCACTGATTTTCAATCGACTGTTCCCGTGACCTATCAGGGAATTTTGCCGGACTTGTTTGCTGAGAATTCTGGTATTGTCGCAACGGGCAAAATGCAAGGTGAAACTTTTGTCGCTGGTGAAGTGTTGGCTAAGCATGATGAAAAGTATATGCCGCCAGAAGTTGCCAATTCATTAAAAGAAAATAACCGACTGGGTGCCACGCCAAGCTCTGAGCAATATAATCCTGCTGAACCTGTTTATGAAACCAAAATACTAGAGCAATAA